One window from the genome of Hydractinia symbiolongicarpus strain clone_291-10 chromosome 1, HSymV2.1, whole genome shotgun sequence encodes:
- the LOC130650360 gene encoding uncharacterized protein LOC130650360: protein MLEEGSFRGRTLDFVYRQKWKRQNKTKRKKLELTKLKTSIQIYVASHGEKLKYSQHELAQYTITFKLLEKDKKKQKTSGKLYVTRYTKQNIKRKQKNTNNNKRDYVNRFRNMKIHAINLLYLFMFNLNIITTTQKLDWTCFLNKNHTIILNIKIPTAKNSNLCNNHKSQNCIELAYRKHRKRRWHQVQHCHIHKVKYAQCEMKSWSTNHGMYTMRIKINNINKTQTYHKKWIHMYSFSNCITKAVKTFKIINISHNKVRLNWKNSIHTKYKDQYIIIREGSVVHMPYKVASERSCRNGNCTRELILQECTRYRVCIDTMMADKNISKCENITTPCKNHHAVLKNSPTVSNNQTAIILTTSVFLICVGVMIFLLKYKKLKLEQQQQQRQKQQQQQPEQQQQQQQEQQTQYIYGLIVHEDELLSPRKQPEPVYWEIEELNGYADITELSALHRYENTKNMKFF from the exons ATGCTGGAGGAAGGATCATTTCGAGGAAGAACTCTGGATTTTGTGTACCGCCAAA AATGGAAaaggcaaaacaaaacaaaaaggaagAAACTGGAGCTTACTAAACTAAAGACATCAATACAAATATACGTAGCCAGTCATGGAGAGAagct AAAATATTCACAACATGAA TTAGCACAATATACAATCACATTTAAGTTATTGGAGAAAGATAAAAAGAAGCAAAAGACAAGTGGAAAACTATACGTTACAAGATATACAAAACAGAACATAAAacgcaaacaaaaaaacacaaacaacaacaagaggGACTATGTGAACAGATTTAG AAACATGAAAATTCATGCAATCAATCTGTTGTACCTGTTTATGTTTAATTTAAATATCATTACCACAACTCAGAAATTGGATTGGACAtgttttcttaataaaaaccACACCATTATTTTAAATATCAAGATACCTACTGCAAAAAACTCAAATTTATGCAACAATCACAAATCTCAGAACTGCATAGAGCTTGCTTACAGAAAACATAGGAAAAGAAGGTGGCACCAGGTGCAGCACTGCCATATACACAAAGTTAAATATGCACAATGCGAAATGAAAAGCTGGTCCACAAATCATGGAATGTACACTATgagaataaaaattaacaacattAACAAAACACAAACATATCACAAAAAATGGATACATATGTATTCTTTTTCAAACTGCATAACAAAAGCTGTAAAAACGTTCAAAATTATTAATATCAGTCACAACAAAGTACGTCTAAACTGGAAGAACTCAATACATACTAAATACAAAGACCAGTATATTATCATTAGGGAAGGAAGTGTTGTGCACATGCCATATAAAGTAGCATCCGAGAGGAGCTGCAGAAATGGTAACTGTACAAGAGAACTTATCCTTCAAGAATGTACAAGATACAGAGTGTGCATCGACACAATGATGgcagataaaaatatatctaaaTGCGAAAACATTACAACACCCTGTAAGAATCACCATGCAGTATTAAAAAATTCCCCCACTGTATCCAACAATCAAACTGCAATTATTTTAACCACAAGTGTATTTTTAATATGTGTTGGagttatgatttttttattgaaatataaaaaactaaaattagaacaacagcaacaacaacgacaaaagcaacaacaacaacaaccggaacaacaacaacaacaacaacaggaaCAACAAACACAATACATCTACGGACTAATTGTACATGAAGATGAGCTACTCTCACCACGAAAACAACCAGAACCAGTTTACTGGGAAATAGAAGAATTGAATGGTTATGCTGATATTACTGAGTTGTCAGCTCTGCATCGGtacgaaaatacaaaaaacatgaAGTTTTTCTAa